The following proteins are encoded in a genomic region of Mycolicibacterium rutilum:
- the rsmG gene encoding 16S rRNA (guanine(527)-N(7))-methyltransferase RsmG, whose amino-acid sequence MFHVKHGEVSTPPEAAEAVFGARLARARRYAEILAGDGVERGLIGPREVDRLWDRHILNSAAVGELVESGTRLGDIGSGAGLPGIPLALARPDVEVTLIEPLLRRSEFLREVVDELEIDVTVLRGRAEEPHVREQVGELDAVASRAVASLDKLTRWSMPLLRVQGRMLALKGERAEEEIRDHRRVMTSLGAADVRVMKCGANYLDPPATVVVAHRTAPIARRSPNRRRA is encoded by the coding sequence ATGTTTCACGTGAAACATGGCGAGGTGTCGACGCCGCCGGAGGCTGCCGAAGCGGTGTTCGGTGCGCGGCTCGCCCGGGCTCGTCGCTACGCGGAGATCCTGGCCGGCGACGGGGTAGAGCGCGGTCTGATCGGGCCGCGGGAAGTCGACCGGTTGTGGGACCGCCACATTCTCAACAGCGCGGCCGTCGGCGAGCTCGTCGAATCGGGCACTCGGCTCGGCGACATCGGTAGTGGCGCCGGGCTGCCCGGGATACCGTTGGCGTTGGCCCGGCCAGATGTTGAGGTGACGTTGATCGAGCCGCTGCTGCGACGGAGTGAGTTCCTTCGCGAAGTGGTCGACGAACTCGAGATCGACGTGACGGTCTTGCGCGGTCGGGCCGAGGAGCCACACGTGAGGGAGCAAGTGGGGGAGTTGGATGCGGTGGCCTCTCGGGCGGTCGCGTCGTTGGACAAGCTGACCCGTTGGAGCATGCCGCTGCTTCGGGTGCAGGGTCGGATGCTTGCCCTCAAGGGCGAACGTGCCGAAGAGGAGATCCGCGACCACCGGCGTGTGATGACGTCGCTGGGTGCGGCCGATGTAAGGGTGATGAAGTGTGGCGCGAACTACTTGGACCCTCCCGCGACCGTCGTCGTGGCGCACCGGACCGCTCCGATAGCGCGCCGGTCGCCGAACAGGAGAAGAGCATGA
- the dnaN gene encoding DNA polymerase III subunit beta — MATTTVGVTDLKFRLVREDFADAVAWVARNLPTRPTVPVLAGVLLTGSDDGLTISGFDYEVSAEVQVPAEIASPGSVLVSGRLLSDITKALPAKPIDVTVEGTRVSLTCGSSRFSLPTMAVEDYPTLPTLPEETGVISADVFSEAIGQVAIAAGRDDTLPMLTGIRVEITGEKVVLAATDRFRLAVRELTWSTASADVEAAVLVPAKTMSEAAKAGADGGDVHLSLGAGSAVGKEGLLGISSGGKRSTTRLLDAEFPKFRQLLPTEHTAMATIGVAELTEAIKRVALVADRGAQVRMEFADDVLRLSAGADDVGRAEEDLQVSFVGDPLTIAFNPNYLTDGLSSLHSERVTFGFTTPSRPAVLRPAGEDDGEVGTTGPFPAAQTDYVYLLMPVRLPG; from the coding sequence GTGGCGACGACAACAGTTGGTGTCACCGATCTGAAGTTCCGCCTGGTACGAGAGGACTTCGCCGACGCCGTGGCGTGGGTGGCGCGCAATTTGCCCACCCGCCCGACCGTTCCGGTGCTGGCCGGCGTCCTGCTCACCGGCTCCGACGACGGCCTGACGATTTCGGGGTTCGACTACGAGGTCTCCGCCGAAGTCCAGGTCCCCGCCGAGATCGCCTCGCCGGGCAGCGTTTTGGTGTCCGGGCGGCTGCTGTCCGACATCACCAAGGCGTTGCCGGCCAAGCCGATCGACGTCACCGTCGAGGGCACCCGGGTGTCGCTGACCTGCGGTAGTTCGCGATTCTCGCTGCCGACCATGGCCGTCGAGGACTACCCGACGCTGCCGACGCTGCCCGAAGAGACCGGCGTGATCTCCGCCGACGTGTTCTCCGAGGCGATCGGGCAGGTCGCGATCGCCGCCGGGCGCGACGACACGCTGCCGATGCTGACGGGTATCCGCGTCGAAATCACCGGGGAGAAGGTCGTTTTGGCGGCCACCGACCGGTTCCGGCTGGCGGTCCGCGAGTTGACCTGGTCCACCGCGAGCGCCGATGTGGAGGCCGCGGTGCTGGTGCCGGCCAAGACGATGTCGGAGGCCGCCAAGGCGGGAGCCGACGGCGGCGACGTCCATCTGTCGCTGGGTGCCGGGTCCGCCGTGGGCAAGGAAGGTCTGCTCGGTATCAGCAGCGGCGGTAAGCGCAGCACCACGCGACTGCTGGACGCGGAGTTCCCGAAGTTCCGGCAGCTGCTGCCGACCGAGCACACCGCGATGGCGACCATCGGCGTCGCCGAGCTGACCGAGGCGATCAAACGTGTCGCGCTGGTCGCCGACCGCGGCGCCCAGGTGCGCATGGAGTTCGCCGACGATGTGCTGCGGCTGTCGGCCGGCGCCGACGACGTCGGTCGCGCCGAGGAGGACCTGCAGGTTTCGTTCGTCGGGGATCCGCTGACCATCGCGTTCAACCCGAACTACCTGACCGACGGGCTCAGCTCGCTGCATTCGGAGCGGGTGACGTTCGGGTTCACCACACCCAGCCGCCCTGCGGTGCTCCGCCCGGCGGGCGAGGATGATGGAGAGGTCGGCACCACCGGGCCGTTCCCGGCCGCGCAGACCGACTACGTCTACCTGCTGATGCCGGTGCGGCTCCCCGGCTGA
- the dnaA gene encoding chromosomal replication initiator protein DnaA, which translates to MTADPDPPFVAVWNTVVTELNGGLGTGTDGPMLTPQQRAWLKLVKPLVITEGFALLSVPTPFVQNEIERHLRQPIITALSRQLGQRVELGVRIADPGPDDTNSGPTGLAAVSEPDEVDEDLEARASAEESWPTYFTNRSPGALADDTTSVNLNRRYTFDTFVIGASNRFAHAASLAIAEAPARAYNPLFIWGESGLGKTHLLHAAGNYAQRLFPGMRVKYVSTEEFTNDFINSLRDDRKASFKRSYRDIDVLLVDDIQFIEGKEGIQEEFFHTFNTLHNANKQIVISSDRPPKQLATLEDRLRTRFEWGLITDVQPPELETRIAILRKKAQMDRLDVPDDVLELIASSIERNIRELEGALIRVTAFASLNKTPIDKSLAEIVLRDLISDASTMQISTAAIMAATAEYFETSVEELRGPGKTRSLAQSRQIAMYLCRELTDLSLPKIGQAFGRDHTTVMYAEKKIRGEMAERREVFDHVKELTTRIRQRSKR; encoded by the coding sequence TTGACAGCTGACCCCGACCCACCGTTCGTGGCCGTCTGGAACACTGTCGTAACAGAACTCAACGGTGGCCTGGGAACCGGCACCGACGGGCCGATGCTCACCCCTCAGCAAAGGGCATGGCTCAAACTCGTCAAACCCCTCGTCATCACCGAGGGGTTTGCGCTGCTGTCGGTTCCGACGCCGTTTGTGCAGAACGAGATCGAACGCCACCTGCGTCAGCCGATCATCACAGCATTGAGCCGTCAGCTCGGCCAGCGCGTCGAACTAGGTGTGCGCATCGCTGACCCCGGACCCGACGACACCAATTCCGGCCCGACCGGACTGGCCGCCGTCTCCGAGCCCGACGAAGTCGACGAGGACCTCGAGGCCAGGGCCAGCGCCGAGGAGAGTTGGCCGACGTACTTCACCAACCGCTCACCCGGCGCGCTCGCCGACGACACCACCTCGGTCAACCTCAACCGCCGCTACACCTTCGACACCTTCGTCATCGGCGCGTCGAACAGGTTCGCCCACGCGGCCTCGCTGGCCATCGCCGAAGCGCCGGCCAGGGCCTACAACCCGCTGTTCATCTGGGGTGAGTCCGGCCTGGGCAAGACGCACCTGCTGCACGCCGCCGGGAACTACGCCCAGCGGCTCTTCCCCGGCATGCGGGTCAAGTACGTCTCGACCGAGGAATTCACCAACGACTTCATCAACTCGCTGCGCGACGACCGCAAGGCGTCGTTCAAGCGCAGCTACCGCGACATCGACGTGCTGCTGGTCGACGACATCCAGTTCATCGAGGGCAAGGAAGGCATCCAGGAGGAGTTCTTCCACACCTTCAACACGCTGCACAACGCGAACAAGCAGATCGTCATCTCCTCGGACCGGCCGCCCAAACAGCTCGCCACCCTCGAAGATCGGTTGCGCACCCGGTTCGAATGGGGCCTGATCACCGACGTTCAGCCGCCCGAACTCGAGACCCGCATCGCGATCCTGCGCAAGAAGGCGCAGATGGATCGCCTCGACGTGCCCGATGACGTCCTCGAACTGATCGCCAGCAGCATCGAGCGCAACATCCGCGAACTCGAGGGTGCCCTGATCCGGGTGACCGCGTTCGCCTCGCTCAACAAGACGCCGATCGACAAGTCGCTGGCCGAGATCGTGCTGCGGGACCTGATCTCCGACGCGAGCACCATGCAGATCAGCACCGCGGCGATCATGGCGGCCACCGCCGAGTACTTCGAGACCTCGGTCGAGGAACTGCGCGGCCCGGGTAAGACCCGCTCGTTGGCGCAATCCCGCCAGATCGCGATGTACCTGTGCCGCGAACTCACCGACTTGTCGCTGCCGAAGATCGGCCAGGCGTTCGGCCGCGATCACACCACCGTCATGTACGCCGAGAAGAAGATCCGCGGCGAAATGGCCGAGCGGCGTGAGGTTTTCGATCATGTCAAGGAACTCACCACCCGCATCCGCCAGCGTTCCAAGCGCTGA
- the yidC gene encoding membrane protein insertase YidC, which yields MFNWFSLDIIYYPVSAIMWVWYKLFAFLLGPSNFFAWALSVMFLVFTLRAILYKPFVKQIRTTRQMQELQPQIKALQKKYGKDRQRMALEMQKLQKEHGFNPILGCLPMLAQVPVFLGLFHVLRSFNRTQGGFGQIQLSVEQNRATGNYVFSPTDVANFLDAHLFGAPLGATMIQTTGLDAFTEFSRPAVIAVGVPIMILAGIATYFNSRASVARQSPEAAANPQTAMMNKLALYVFPLGVVVGGPFLPLAIIMYWLANNIWTFGQQHYVFGKIEKEEEAKKLEAQERQAKNAPPPGAKPKRNAKSQAAVTESAAGEDSDTAETGNGADNGAPKKATGSSPGKTSAGAANRTPRPGATPRPGGRQKKRKR from the coding sequence GTGTTTAACTGGTTCAGCCTCGACATCATCTACTACCCGGTGTCGGCGATCATGTGGGTCTGGTACAAGCTGTTCGCCTTCCTGCTGGGGCCGTCGAACTTCTTCGCCTGGGCGCTGTCGGTGATGTTCCTCGTCTTCACCCTGCGCGCGATCCTCTACAAGCCGTTCGTCAAGCAGATCCGCACGACGCGGCAGATGCAGGAACTGCAGCCCCAGATCAAGGCGCTGCAGAAGAAGTACGGCAAGGACCGCCAGCGGATGGCGCTGGAGATGCAGAAGCTGCAGAAGGAGCACGGGTTCAACCCGATCCTGGGCTGCCTGCCGATGCTGGCTCAGGTCCCGGTGTTCCTCGGACTGTTCCACGTGTTGCGCTCGTTCAACCGGACCCAGGGCGGCTTCGGCCAGATCCAGCTCTCGGTGGAGCAGAACCGGGCCACCGGCAACTACGTGTTCAGCCCGACCGACGTCGCGAACTTCCTCGACGCGCACCTGTTCGGTGCACCCCTGGGCGCCACCATGATTCAGACCACCGGTCTGGACGCCTTCACCGAGTTCAGCCGCCCGGCGGTGATCGCCGTCGGCGTGCCGATCATGATCCTGGCCGGTATCGCCACCTACTTCAACAGCCGCGCGTCGGTGGCCCGGCAGAGTCCGGAAGCCGCGGCCAATCCGCAGACCGCGATGATGAACAAGCTGGCGCTGTACGTCTTCCCGCTCGGCGTGGTCGTCGGCGGACCCTTCCTGCCGCTGGCGATCATCATGTACTGGCTCGCGAACAACATCTGGACCTTCGGTCAGCAGCACTACGTGTTCGGCAAGATCGAGAAAGAGGAAGAGGCCAAGAAGCTCGAGGCCCAGGAGCGACAGGCCAAGAACGCGCCGCCGCCGGGTGCCAAGCCGAAGCGCAACGCCAAGAGTCAGGCGGCCGTCACCGAGAGTGCAGCGGGCGAGGACTCCGACACCGCCGAGACCGGGAACGGCGCCGACAACGGCGCGCCCAAGAAGGCGACCGGAAGCAGTCCGGGCAAGACGTCGGCCGGAGCGGCCAACCGCACGCCGCGGCCGGGGGCGACCCCGCGGCCGGGCGGGCGGCAGAAGAAGCGGAAACGTTGA
- the recF gene encoding DNA replication/repair protein RecF (All proteins in this family for which functions are known are DNA-binding proteins that assist the filamentation of RecA onto DNA for the initiation of recombination or recombinational repair.) gives MYVRRLALTDFRSWPRVELDLEPGRTVFVGRNGFGKTNIVEALWYSSTLGSHRVATDAPLIRTGAERAVVSTIVVNEGRELAVDLEITAGRANKARLNRSPVRSAREILGALRAVLFAPEDLALVRGDPGERRRYLDDLATIRRPQVAAIRADYDKVLRQRTALLKTASGARFRGDRSVFDTLDVWDGHLAANGARLIAARVELTNQLAPEVEKAYQLLAPTSRPAGIRYRSGVELVEQEAASGTADPELFEAALLDALARRRDAELERGVCLVGPHRDDLELRLGDQLAKGFASHGESWSMALSLRLAAYQLLRADGGDPVLLLDDVFAELDTARRQALANVAASAEQVLVTAAVPEDIPAEWDAGRIGVTMRDEDAGRISVIDDE, from the coding sequence GTGTACGTCCGCCGGCTGGCGCTGACCGACTTCCGATCCTGGCCCCGGGTCGAGTTGGATCTCGAACCGGGCCGCACCGTGTTCGTCGGCCGCAACGGCTTCGGCAAGACCAATATCGTTGAGGCGCTGTGGTATTCGTCGACGCTCGGTTCTCATCGGGTGGCCACCGACGCCCCGCTGATCCGGACCGGCGCCGAACGCGCCGTGGTGTCGACGATCGTCGTCAACGAGGGTCGTGAGCTCGCCGTCGATCTGGAGATCACCGCCGGCCGGGCGAACAAGGCACGACTGAACCGCTCCCCCGTGCGCAGCGCCCGCGAGATCCTCGGCGCCCTGCGGGCGGTGCTGTTCGCCCCCGAAGATCTGGCGCTGGTCCGCGGCGACCCGGGTGAACGCCGCCGCTACCTCGACGACCTCGCCACCATCCGCCGGCCGCAGGTGGCCGCGATCCGCGCCGACTATGACAAGGTGCTGCGGCAACGGACCGCACTGCTCAAAACGGCCTCGGGTGCCCGATTCCGCGGTGACCGTTCGGTTTTCGACACCCTCGATGTGTGGGATGGACACTTGGCCGCCAACGGCGCCCGGCTGATCGCGGCCCGCGTGGAGTTGACCAACCAACTGGCGCCCGAGGTCGAGAAGGCCTACCAACTGCTGGCGCCGACCTCGCGGCCGGCCGGCATCCGGTACCGCAGCGGCGTCGAGCTCGTCGAACAGGAGGCCGCAAGCGGCACCGCCGACCCCGAACTGTTCGAGGCCGCGCTGCTCGACGCGCTGGCCCGCCGTCGCGACGCCGAACTGGAACGCGGCGTGTGTCTGGTCGGTCCGCACCGCGACGACCTCGAACTGCGGCTCGGTGACCAGCTGGCGAAAGGGTTTGCCAGCCACGGGGAATCGTGGTCGATGGCGCTGTCGCTGCGGTTGGCGGCCTACCAACTGCTGCGCGCCGACGGTGGGGATCCCGTGCTGCTGCTCGACGACGTGTTCGCCGAACTCGACACCGCGCGCCGGCAGGCGTTGGCCAATGTGGCCGCGTCCGCGGAGCAGGTGCTCGTCACCGCCGCGGTGCCCGAAGACATCCCGGCGGAATGGGATGCGGGCAGGATCGGGGTGACGATGCGGGACGAGGATGCGGGGCGGATCTCGGTGATCGACGATGAGTGA
- the rnpA gene encoding ribonuclease P protein component: MLPARYRMTRSTEFGATVSRGVRAAQPDLVVHALRSKTGTDPGPRIGLVVSKSVGNAVQRHRVARRLRHVARAVIDELDPADRVVIRALPSSRHAISARLEQELRSALRRARPKTEVDR, from the coding sequence GTGCTTCCGGCGCGATACCGGATGACGCGGTCGACCGAGTTCGGGGCCACGGTGAGTCGTGGGGTGCGCGCGGCGCAGCCCGATCTCGTCGTCCATGCCTTGCGCAGCAAGACCGGCACCGATCCCGGGCCGCGCATCGGCCTCGTCGTCTCCAAGTCCGTCGGCAACGCCGTCCAACGGCACCGGGTGGCCCGTCGCCTGCGCCATGTCGCGCGCGCGGTCATCGACGAGTTGGACCCGGCCGACCGGGTCGTCATCCGCGCGCTGCCCAGCAGCCGGCACGCCATCTCGGCGCGGCTGGAGCAGGAACTGCGCAGTGCGCTGCGGCGCGCGCGGCCCAAGACCGAGGTCGACCGATGA
- the gnd gene encoding phosphogluconate dehydrogenase (NAD(+)-dependent, decarboxylating) produces MQLGLVGLGKMGFNMRERLRQGGHEVVGYDPRPEVTDVPTLAALASALDAPRVVWVMVPSGHITHDTITELAEVLSEGDLVIDGGNSRYTEDAPHAELLGAKGIKFIDAGVSGGVWGLDEGYGLMVGGDAADIERVMPIFDTLRPPGPREDGFVHAGPVGAGHYAKMVHNGIEYGLMMAYAEGYELLAAEELITDTQAVIQAWTNGTVVRSWLQQLLAKALKEDPKFVEISGYTEDSGEGRWTVEEAIAHRVPMPVIAASLFARFASRQEDSPAMKAVSALRNQFGGHAVKRISESG; encoded by the coding sequence ATGCAACTCGGTCTGGTCGGCCTGGGCAAGATGGGCTTCAACATGCGCGAGCGCCTCCGGCAGGGCGGGCATGAAGTCGTCGGATATGACCCGCGGCCGGAAGTGACCGATGTGCCGACCCTGGCGGCGTTGGCGTCGGCCCTCGACGCACCGCGGGTGGTGTGGGTGATGGTGCCGTCGGGCCACATCACCCACGACACGATCACCGAACTCGCCGAGGTGCTCAGCGAAGGCGACTTGGTCATCGACGGCGGCAACTCCCGCTACACCGAGGACGCGCCACACGCAGAACTGTTGGGCGCCAAGGGAATCAAGTTCATCGACGCCGGGGTGTCTGGCGGCGTCTGGGGTCTCGACGAGGGCTACGGATTGATGGTCGGTGGTGACGCCGCCGACATCGAACGAGTGATGCCGATCTTCGACACGCTGCGGCCGCCGGGGCCCCGCGAAGACGGCTTCGTGCATGCCGGCCCGGTCGGCGCCGGGCACTACGCGAAGATGGTGCACAACGGGATCGAATACGGCTTGATGATGGCTTACGCCGAAGGGTATGAGCTGCTCGCGGCCGAGGAGCTGATCACCGACACCCAGGCCGTCATCCAGGCCTGGACTAACGGCACCGTCGTGCGGTCCTGGCTGCAGCAACTGCTCGCCAAGGCGCTCAAGGAAGACCCGAAATTCGTCGAAATCAGCGGCTACACCGAGGATTCCGGCGAGGGCCGGTGGACGGTGGAGGAGGCGATCGCCCATCGCGTCCCGATGCCGGTGATCGCCGCGTCGCTGTTCGCCCGGTTCGCGTCGCGGCAGGAGGACTCGCCGGCGATGAAGGCCGTCTCGGCGCTGCGCAACCAGTTCGGTGGGCACGCGGTCAAGCGGATCAGTGAGTCGGGGTAG
- the yidD gene encoding membrane protein insertion efficiency factor YidD, with product MRSAGAAAARGVIFLIQLYRHTISPLRLPTCRFMPTCSQYAVDALTEYGLIRGGWLAVIRLLKCGPWHRGGWDPIPERRGDTHRCAPAQKSSEGTAADVSGGVSAERAGSETRV from the coding sequence ATGAGGTCGGCCGGGGCTGCGGCCGCCCGCGGGGTCATCTTCCTCATCCAGCTCTACCGCCACACCATCTCGCCGCTGCGCCTTCCGACATGTCGGTTCATGCCGACCTGCAGCCAGTACGCGGTCGACGCCCTGACGGAGTACGGACTGATCCGCGGCGGATGGCTTGCGGTGATACGGCTGCTGAAATGCGGGCCGTGGCATAGGGGAGGATGGGACCCGATCCCCGAGCGCCGCGGTGACACCCACCGGTGCGCGCCCGCGCAGAAGTCCTCGGAGGGCACGGCCGCCGACGTGAGCGGAGGCGTGTCAGCAGAGCGAGCAGGAAGCGAGACGCGTGTTTAA
- the rpmH gene encoding 50S ribosomal protein L34 → MAKGKRTFQPNNRRRARVHGFRLRMRTRAGRAIVANRRGKGRRKLTA, encoded by the coding sequence GTGGCCAAGGGCAAGCGGACCTTCCAGCCGAACAACCGGCGCCGGGCGCGCGTGCACGGGTTCCGGCTGCGCATGCGGACACGGGCCGGCCGGGCGATCGTGGCGAATCGCCGTGGCAAGGGCCGCCGCAAGCTCACTGCGTGA
- a CDS encoding Jag family protein — protein MTDAETTERGDLENDDLKDDDRDAAASGEDDLEERLVAEGEIAGDYLEELLDLLDFDGDIDLDVEGDRAVVSIDGGSDLNKLVGRKGEVLDALQELTRLAVHQKTGERSRLMLDIARWRRRRRDELAALGEKVARRVLETGEREELAPMTPFERKIVHDAVAAVDGVHSESEGVEPSRRVVVLAD, from the coding sequence ATGACGGACGCTGAGACCACCGAGCGCGGGGATCTCGAGAACGACGACCTCAAGGACGACGACCGTGACGCCGCCGCGTCGGGGGAGGACGACCTGGAGGAGCGGTTGGTCGCCGAGGGTGAGATCGCCGGCGACTATCTCGAGGAGTTGTTGGATCTGCTCGACTTCGACGGGGACATCGACCTCGACGTCGAAGGGGACCGCGCGGTGGTGAGCATCGACGGCGGGTCGGACCTGAACAAGTTGGTGGGCCGCAAGGGCGAGGTGCTCGACGCGCTGCAGGAGTTGACCCGGCTGGCGGTGCACCAGAAGACCGGTGAGCGCAGCCGGCTGATGCTCGACATCGCCCGCTGGCGTCGGCGGCGCCGCGACGAACTCGCCGCGTTGGGGGAGAAGGTCGCGCGCCGCGTGCTGGAGACCGGCGAGCGCGAGGAGCTCGCGCCGATGACTCCGTTCGAGCGCAAGATCGTGCACGACGCCGTCGCCGCGGTCGATGGCGTGCACAGCGAGAGCGAGGGCGTGGAGCCGTCTCGCCGGGTTGTTGTGCTGGCCGACTGA
- a CDS encoding DUF721 family protein, translating into MSEPPEDQGGVSDRDEMGPPAHLAHLAGMDLVRRTLEEARGAARSQGKDVGRGRQRAPRRIAGASRRRWSGPGPDARDPQPLGSAASELARHRGWSGRVAEGAVFGRWASVVGEGIADHATPTSLNDGVLTISAESTAWATQLRMVQSQVLAKIADAVGDGVVKSLRIVGPVAPSWRKGRYHVSGRGPRDTYG; encoded by the coding sequence ATGAGTGAACCACCCGAAGACCAGGGCGGAGTTTCCGACCGTGACGAAATGGGCCCGCCCGCTCACCTGGCTCATCTGGCCGGAATGGATTTGGTGCGCCGGACCTTGGAAGAGGCGCGCGGGGCGGCTCGCAGCCAGGGTAAGGACGTCGGCCGCGGTCGTCAGCGCGCGCCGCGCCGGATCGCCGGCGCGAGTCGGCGCCGCTGGTCGGGGCCCGGACCGGACGCGCGGGACCCGCAACCGCTGGGATCGGCGGCCAGTGAACTGGCCCGCCACCGCGGGTGGTCGGGACGCGTCGCCGAGGGCGCAGTGTTCGGACGGTGGGCCAGTGTTGTCGGAGAGGGTATCGCTGATCACGCCACTCCGACCTCGCTCAACGACGGGGTCCTGACCATCTCGGCGGAGTCGACCGCGTGGGCGACCCAGCTGCGGATGGTGCAGTCGCAGGTGCTGGCCAAGATCGCCGACGCCGTGGGCGACGGCGTGGTCAAGTCGCTGCGTATCGTCGGACCGGTGGCGCCGTCGTGGCGAAAAGGCCGCTATCACGTCTCCGGTCGAGGGCCCCGCGACACATATGGCTGA